The following proteins come from a genomic window of Mammaliicoccus sp. Marseille-Q6498:
- a CDS encoding nucleotide sugar dehydrogenase has product MKLTTIGLGYIGLPTSIMFAKHDVDVVGVDINKEAVDKLNNGQIHIEEPGLQEAYEDVLSKNKFKASLKPEKADAFIIAVPTPNNDDEYESCDISLVMSAVESIVPFLEKGNTVIIESTIAPRTTDDHVYPYLESQGYTVGEDIFLVHCPERVLPGKILHELIHNNRIIGGITPECVEAGKKVYGTFVQGEMIETNAKTAEMSKLMENTYRDLNIALANELAMVCNNMDINVLEVIKMANKHPRVNIHLPGPGVGGHCLAVDPYFIIAKDPETTKLIQEGRRINRSMPQYVIEESKKILKDLDGHKIVVFGLTYKGDVDDVRESPAFDIYNDLRKEDNIEIVAYDPHVELGFVEKDIQSAVQDASLVLILSDHSEFKQLKDEDFISMKDKIIFDTKNVVQTEFDEVKYYNYGNLYTFGKENAYTFNK; this is encoded by the coding sequence ATGAAATTAACAACTATAGGTCTAGGGTATATTGGATTACCAACATCAATCATGTTTGCAAAGCACGATGTAGATGTCGTTGGTGTGGATATCAATAAAGAAGCAGTAGACAAATTGAATAACGGACAAATTCATATTGAAGAACCAGGCTTGCAAGAAGCATATGAAGATGTATTGTCAAAAAATAAATTTAAAGCAAGTTTAAAACCTGAAAAAGCAGATGCTTTTATTATCGCGGTTCCTACGCCTAATAATGATGATGAATATGAATCTTGTGATATTTCTCTCGTTATGAGTGCTGTAGAATCAATCGTACCATTTTTAGAAAAAGGCAATACAGTTATTATAGAATCTACAATTGCTCCAAGAACAACTGATGATCATGTATATCCATATTTGGAGAGCCAAGGTTATACAGTTGGTGAAGATATTTTCTTAGTACATTGTCCAGAACGTGTATTACCAGGAAAAATCTTACACGAATTGATTCATAACAACAGAATCATTGGTGGTATTACGCCTGAGTGTGTTGAAGCGGGTAAAAAGGTATACGGTACTTTTGTTCAAGGAGAAATGATTGAAACGAATGCTAAAACTGCTGAAATGAGTAAATTAATGGAAAATACTTATCGCGATTTAAATATCGCTTTAGCAAATGAACTTGCAATGGTATGTAACAATATGGACATTAACGTATTAGAAGTCATTAAGATGGCGAATAAACACCCAAGAGTTAACATTCATTTACCAGGACCAGGTGTTGGCGGACATTGTTTAGCAGTGGATCCTTACTTTATTATCGCTAAAGATCCAGAAACAACAAAATTAATTCAAGAAGGCAGACGTATTAATCGTTCAATGCCTCAATATGTTATAGAAGAATCTAAAAAAATATTAAAAGATTTAGACGGTCATAAAATTGTAGTATTCGGTTTAACATATAAAGGCGATGTAGATGATGTGAGAGAGTCACCAGCTTTTGATATATATAACGATTTACGTAAAGAGGATAATATAGAAATCGTTGCCTATGATCCACATGTTGAATTAGGATTTGTTGAAAAAGATATACAAAGCGCAGTCCAAGACGCTTCATTAGTACTTATATTAAGTGACCATTCAGAATTCAAACAATTAAAAGACGAGGACTTCATCAGTATGAAAGATAAAATCATTTTTGATACTAAAAATGTCGTTCAAACTGAATTCGATGAAGTTAAATACTACAACTACGGTAATTTGTATACATTCGGAAAAGAAAATGCATATACATTTAATAAGTAA
- a CDS encoding acyltransferase family protein: MHTKPINIERKFRPEIEGLRVIAALLVAIYHIWFGRVSGGVDVFFVVSGFLITTSIISKFNKEGEFNFLPYIKGLIKRLFPSVLTVLFIVAILSFFLLPQSIMGKTIKEIVASLFYYQNWQLALSSTDYLNKDQMKTPVEHFWAMSIQGQFYIIWFLLFSVIFFLYKKNQKLKIVNVMNLFLGTLFIVSFIYSIYLTHVNQPWAYFHTLTRVWEFSLGGLLAINLSKIKISNGVATIIGWIGLLALIATGILFNVSTMFPGYIALWPMLCAVFILVSGNHETRFGVKRFLGSQFMVKFGGLSFGLYLWHWVILSFYQYHNSETPGLFLGIGMILLSWALSYLMTRYIEKPIRSGSTDKQSFKKLGLGLAVNVLVILSLYLLVLNNPFEKEKVALSDDYPGAMAAEKNGNEKLKAIPEFSDIREETPDSTKDKVHQGIGKSKVLVGKYGKKENYDKTIALVGSSHAQHWLGALQTAAKAHNYRVLSMTKSGCVLTTKDNDNDCTKWNQNLIKEIKKQDIDLVVTTADSSSDVNGKIDPLQIKQFDNITNTKTPILAVRDNPRYNFNVPETLEKIDDKETIKKMNAKNRLPKKAKWEQLEEKPKNTKYVDYTQYFKKNGQFVPVIGNVVVYMDKGHITNSFSKTFGPIIGEDIEKYFENRNK; encoded by the coding sequence ATGCATACAAAACCAATTAATATAGAGCGTAAATTCAGACCGGAAATTGAAGGATTAAGAGTTATTGCTGCATTGCTTGTAGCGATTTATCATATTTGGTTCGGTAGAGTTTCTGGAGGGGTAGATGTATTCTTTGTAGTTTCTGGATTTTTAATTACGACATCTATTATTTCCAAGTTTAATAAAGAAGGGGAATTTAACTTCCTACCTTATATTAAGGGCTTAATTAAAAGATTGTTTCCTTCTGTTTTAACAGTGTTGTTTATAGTAGCCATTTTATCTTTCTTTTTATTGCCTCAATCCATTATGGGGAAAACAATTAAAGAAATAGTTGCTTCTTTATTTTATTATCAAAACTGGCAATTGGCTTTATCAAGTACAGATTATTTAAATAAAGATCAAATGAAGACACCTGTAGAACATTTTTGGGCTATGTCTATTCAAGGTCAATTTTATATTATTTGGTTCTTGTTATTTAGCGTGATTTTCTTTTTATATAAGAAGAATCAAAAGTTAAAAATCGTTAATGTAATGAATTTGTTTTTAGGTACGCTATTTATCGTTTCGTTTATATATTCTATTTATTTAACACATGTGAATCAACCATGGGCGTATTTTCATACACTCACGAGAGTTTGGGAGTTTTCTTTAGGTGGGTTGTTAGCGATCAATTTATCCAAAATAAAGATTTCAAATGGTGTTGCCACGATAATTGGTTGGATAGGTCTATTGGCACTTATAGCGACTGGCATTTTATTTAATGTTTCAACCATGTTCCCAGGTTACATCGCTTTATGGCCAATGCTCTGTGCAGTATTTATATTGGTTTCAGGAAATCATGAAACAAGATTTGGTGTGAAAAGATTTTTAGGATCTCAGTTTATGGTGAAATTTGGTGGGCTTTCATTTGGTTTATATTTATGGCATTGGGTCATACTTTCATTTTATCAATATCATAATAGTGAAACGCCTGGTTTATTTTTAGGAATCGGTATGATTTTACTTTCTTGGGCATTGTCGTATTTAATGACACGATATATAGAGAAACCAATTAGAAGTGGTTCTACTGATAAACAGTCATTTAAAAAGCTAGGACTTGGCTTAGCGGTGAATGTGTTAGTCATCTTATCACTTTATTTATTAGTATTGAATAATCCATTTGAAAAAGAAAAAGTAGCTTTAAGTGATGATTACCCTGGTGCAATGGCAGCAGAGAAAAATGGTAATGAAAAATTAAAAGCGATTCCTGAGTTTTCTGATATACGAGAAGAGACGCCAGATTCAACGAAAGATAAAGTCCATCAAGGCATTGGTAAATCAAAAGTGTTAGTTGGTAAGTATGGTAAAAAAGAAAATTATGATAAAACGATAGCATTAGTTGGTAGTTCACATGCACAACATTGGCTCGGCGCCTTACAAACTGCAGCTAAAGCGCATAATTATAGAGTTTTAAGTATGACAAAGTCGGGTTGTGTATTAACAACGAAAGATAATGATAATGATTGTACAAAGTGGAATCAAAACTTAATAAAAGAAATTAAAAAGCAAGATATAGATTTAGTTGTGACAACTGCAGATTCAAGTTCTGATGTGAATGGTAAAATAGATCCATTACAAATTAAACAATTTGATAATATTACTAATACAAAAACACCCATTTTAGCAGTAAGAGATAATCCGCGATATAACTTTAATGTTCCAGAAACATTAGAGAAAATAGACGATAAAGAAACGATTAAAAAAATGAATGCTAAAAACCGATTACCTAAGAAAGCTAAATGGGAACAACTAGAAGAAAAACCGAAGAACACGAAATATGTAGACTATACTCAATATTTTAAAAAGAACGGTCAATTCGTTCCTGTTATTGGTAATGTAGTTGTATATATGGATAAAGGTCACATAACGAATAGTTTCTCAAAAACGTTTGGGCCAATCATTGGTGAAGATATTGAAAAGTATTTTGAAAATCGCAATAAATAA
- a CDS encoding phospho-sugar mutase, producing MEKRWELSLDESLVEQFYTQQTELDKEEGFSSELNFGTAGIRGKFGLGEGRLNKFTIQKLALGIANYLNKLQDPTVVIHYDTRHLSKEFAQIFADTFSHFSIKTYLPDTYKTTPELSYAVRALQTDIGIMITASHNPPNYNGIKVYGEDGAQLSIDQSNLLSEEIYRLGNPLDLPKMDKKEEFIHNIPADVKALYIEQIKRAVGHIPESDLKITFTSLHGTSLPILTELLDEFNFKGYHLVEEQCRIDPNFSSVKSANPEDHEAYNLSIKYANQHKAQLMIATDPDADRIGIALRDDANHITYLNGNEIGALLLQYRIKQTEHLPNRVAIQSIVTSTLSDALAKAHNIKMYHVLTGFKFIAEKIKQINELGEENFIFGFEESYGYLANDFVRDKDAIQIIPLIIKYASELRLENKSLKDELEDIYASLGNHGDKLFAHTFEGIKGKKYIESIMDKYRNDTPTKILNLDVQKIEDYKKQISFDVNTGEETSISLPQADVIKLIFKEGYIALRPSGTEPKIKLYVSLKIKDFTQVANEINDFIFK from the coding sequence TTGGAAAAGAGATGGGAACTAAGCTTAGATGAGAGTTTAGTTGAACAATTTTATACTCAACAAACAGAATTAGATAAAGAAGAGGGATTTTCAAGTGAATTAAATTTTGGTACTGCTGGCATAAGAGGTAAATTTGGTTTAGGCGAAGGCCGATTAAATAAATTTACAATTCAAAAACTAGCATTAGGTATCGCAAATTATTTAAATAAACTACAAGATCCTACTGTTGTCATCCATTACGATACAAGACATTTATCTAAGGAATTTGCACAAATATTTGCTGATACATTTTCACATTTCAGCATTAAAACATATTTACCGGATACATATAAAACAACACCAGAGTTATCATATGCTGTAAGAGCGCTACAAACAGACATTGGTATTATGATTACAGCTAGTCATAATCCACCAAATTATAACGGGATTAAAGTGTATGGTGAAGACGGTGCGCAGTTGTCGATAGATCAATCCAATTTATTATCAGAAGAAATTTATCGACTTGGTAATCCGTTAGATTTGCCTAAAATGGATAAGAAAGAAGAATTTATTCATAATATCCCTGCAGATGTGAAAGCACTATATATAGAACAAATTAAACGAGCAGTAGGTCATATACCAGAATCAGATTTAAAAATTACTTTTACGAGCTTACACGGTACAAGTTTACCTATATTGACTGAACTTTTAGATGAATTTAATTTCAAAGGATACCATCTAGTAGAAGAACAATGTCGCATTGATCCTAATTTTAGTTCTGTAAAAAGCGCGAATCCAGAAGATCACGAAGCTTATAATTTATCCATTAAATACGCTAATCAACATAAAGCGCAGTTAATGATAGCAACAGATCCAGATGCAGATAGAATAGGTATAGCATTAAGAGATGATGCTAATCACATTACATATTTGAATGGTAATGAAATCGGAGCGTTATTATTACAATATCGCATTAAACAAACTGAGCATTTACCAAACCGAGTAGCCATACAATCTATAGTCACAAGTACGTTAAGTGACGCATTAGCTAAAGCACATAACATTAAAATGTATCACGTATTAACAGGTTTTAAATTTATTGCTGAAAAGATTAAACAAATTAATGAACTTGGCGAAGAAAACTTTATATTTGGATTTGAAGAAAGTTACGGCTATCTTGCAAATGATTTTGTAAGAGATAAAGATGCCATTCAAATTATCCCGCTCATCATCAAATATGCATCAGAACTAAGATTAGAAAATAAATCACTTAAAGATGAACTTGAGGATATATATGCAAGCTTAGGGAACCACGGAGATAAACTATTCGCACATACTTTTGAAGGTATAAAAGGGAAAAAATATATAGAAAGTATTATGGATAAATATAGAAACGACACACCAACAAAAATATTAAATTTAGACGTTCAAAAAATTGAAGACTATAAAAAACAAATTTCATTTGATGTAAACACAGGTGAAGAAACTTCAATTTCACTACCACAAGCAGACGTTATAAAACTAATATTTAAAGAAGGCTATATAGCACTTAGACCATCAGGAACAGAACCTAAAATTAAACTATACGTATCCCTTAAAATTAAAGACTTTACTCAAGTAGCAAACGAAATAAACGACTTTATATTTAAATAA
- the galU gene encoding UTP--glucose-1-phosphate uridylyltransferase GalU: MAKKITKAIIPAAGLGTRFLPATKAMPKEMLPILDKPTIQYIVEEAVRAGIEDIIIVTGKHKRAIEDHFDNQLELEQNLERKNKQTLLDKVQHATDLANMFYVRQKEQKGLGHAIWTAKQFIGNEPFAVLLGDDIVESEVPAIEQLVAQYDKTGKSVIGVQEVDYNETHRYGIVDPLKSKDRLYEVKQFVEKPKAGTAPSNLAIMGRYVLTPDIFKYLEDQEVGAGGEIQLTDAIERLNKDDQVFAYDFEGTRHDVGEKLGFVKTTIQFALNDEEMSDDVRNFIKTLNL, encoded by the coding sequence ATGGCTAAAAAAATTACTAAAGCAATCATACCTGCTGCAGGTTTAGGTACACGTTTTTTACCTGCAACTAAAGCAATGCCTAAAGAGATGTTACCGATTCTTGATAAACCTACAATTCAATATATAGTAGAAGAAGCGGTAAGAGCAGGTATAGAAGATATCATTATCGTTACGGGTAAGCATAAACGTGCGATTGAAGATCATTTTGATAACCAATTAGAATTAGAGCAAAATCTAGAAAGAAAAAATAAACAAACGTTATTAGATAAAGTTCAACATGCTACAGATTTAGCTAATATGTTCTATGTAAGACAAAAGGAACAAAAAGGTTTAGGGCATGCAATTTGGACTGCTAAACAGTTTATAGGGAACGAACCTTTTGCAGTATTATTAGGTGATGATATTGTAGAATCAGAAGTACCAGCAATTGAACAATTAGTGGCGCAATATGATAAGACAGGAAAGTCAGTGATTGGTGTTCAAGAGGTGGACTATAATGAAACACATCGTTATGGTATTGTTGACCCGTTAAAATCTAAAGATAGATTATATGAAGTTAAACAATTTGTTGAAAAACCTAAAGCTGGAACAGCGCCTTCTAATTTAGCTATTATGGGTCGTTACGTATTAACGCCAGATATCTTTAAATACTTAGAAGATCAAGAAGTTGGTGCTGGTGGAGAAATCCAATTAACGGATGCGATTGAAAGATTAAATAAAGATGATCAAGTTTTTGCTTATGATTTTGAAGGTACGCGTCATGATGTAGGTGAAAAGCTTGGATTTGTTAAAACGACGATTCAATTTGCGTTAAACGATGAAGAAATGTCTGATGATGTAAGAAACTTTATTAAGACTTTAAATCTATAA
- a CDS encoding glycosyltransferase translates to MKSFTFLVHNIYHMGGTTKSISNLANTLSKKGHKVKIISVFKANDKPYFNIDENIEIIPVIQYDKTPKGLKNIFVNRLNKYTPFFKTKKINKSEPGIHQFSSYIEKQIVKQIKNINTDIVVGTRASYNLLIAEYAKRDIFKIGMEHMYLKANSDEYQKDIIKGYKNLDLITTLTAADQSHYQKELNDTPVIVLPNILKETKYNNTKTNTIIAAGRFEYEKGFDLLIESINLIQDTIRSYHYEVHIYGDGQEKNNFIQLIKKYQLDDIIKIYSTTNELSKVLSNSKITAIPSRVEGFGLVILEAMLQESVVIGYHGCYGPEFLIKHEENGYLIAKNDTIKFAEQIKYIIQNYENDEIKSIISKATDFTNQFDENQIYSKLIQDIDIHISKNN, encoded by the coding sequence ATGAAGTCATTTACATTTTTAGTTCACAATATATATCATATGGGTGGCACTACGAAATCAATTTCAAATTTAGCAAATACTTTAAGTAAAAAAGGTCATAAAGTAAAAATTATTTCAGTATTTAAAGCGAATGATAAGCCTTATTTTAATATTGATGAAAATATTGAAATTATACCAGTAATTCAATATGATAAGACGCCTAAAGGACTTAAAAATATATTTGTTAATAGATTGAACAAGTATACGCCATTTTTCAAAACGAAGAAGATAAATAAATCCGAACCTGGTATACACCAATTTTCAAGTTATATTGAAAAACAAATTGTTAAGCAAATTAAAAATATAAATACAGATATTGTAGTAGGTACACGAGCTAGCTACAATTTACTAATTGCTGAATATGCTAAGCGTGATATCTTTAAAATAGGTATGGAACATATGTATTTAAAAGCTAATAGTGATGAATATCAAAAAGATATAATTAAAGGATACAAAAATTTAGATTTAATCACCACTTTGACTGCAGCTGATCAAAGTCATTATCAAAAAGAATTAAACGATACGCCAGTTATAGTTCTACCAAATATATTGAAAGAAACTAAATATAATAACACAAAGACTAATACAATTATTGCTGCGGGCAGATTTGAATATGAAAAAGGTTTTGATTTATTAATTGAAAGTATCAATCTAATTCAAGATACCATTAGAAGTTATCATTACGAAGTACATATTTATGGTGATGGTCAAGAGAAAAATAACTTTATCCAGCTTATTAAGAAGTATCAATTAGATGATATTATTAAAATATATTCAACTACAAATGAACTGTCTAAAGTGCTGTCTAACAGTAAAATTACTGCAATTCCTTCTAGAGTGGAAGGTTTTGGATTAGTGATTTTAGAAGCTATGTTACAAGAAAGTGTTGTAATAGGTTATCATGGTTGTTACGGTCCAGAATTTTTAATTAAACATGAAGAGAATGGCTATTTAATTGCTAAAAATGATACAATAAAGTTTGCAGAGCAAATTAAATATATTATTCAAAATTATGAAAATGATGAAATTAAATCGATTATAAGTAAAGCAACTGATTTTACGAATCAGTTTGATGAAAACCAAATTTATTCTAAACTAATTCAAGATATTGATATACACATTAGTAAGAATAATTAG
- a CDS encoding CDP-glycerol glycerophosphotransferase family protein, with amino-acid sequence MIKIINIKEKSEILSLLESLRNESKHIILIDEYIDVYQDTLEYLKLDRYTYIVDYTNNGYYTNDCRYFGDENISINEWFNNITIQPNIVFEINDLIWLISNFEWENIFDITLNAIIHLDQIKVDTHVLFDFVNNSYPSQRTLQSLKNEVSDKTVKLYLNKLAILSNQNVIFNSQDTKLPNNARTIDKVMFKSKFKLPRWVYVKLLNKSLDKQFKSINKYKKNPNQLQKGIVFLGFDYGYRGNSMYLFEHLIQHKNKYPIYFVTDERKGEYFISPEHSETKHIIEHATVVISESYIPDHLKPNGTIIQLWHGTPIKRLFLDSQEPHQNKNIYNYRARKYNKLTKQDYFITDVETINPTFKSAFPMHNTEMVSCGYPRNRYLMDNINNDKLINELKKDINLDFQKPTILYVPTWRDDEASEYLLNFPKEIEEKFNILYKCHEADKSEKINNDYIDINNFETQQLLLVSDIIISDYSSIIFDALTINQKVYLYTPDYDMYKLNRGIYKDVFESINQNQYFESALLFEAILNNYYKEVETNYINKNNHSYEVISELIDTVMDKHRG; translated from the coding sequence ATGATAAAAATCATTAATATTAAAGAGAAGTCAGAAATACTCTCATTACTTGAGTCATTAAGAAATGAGAGTAAACATATTATACTTATCGATGAGTATATTGATGTTTATCAGGATACTTTAGAATATTTAAAGCTAGATCGTTATACTTATATAGTTGATTATACAAATAATGGCTATTATACAAATGATTGTAGATATTTTGGGGATGAAAACATATCAATTAATGAGTGGTTTAATAATATTACAATTCAACCCAATATCGTTTTTGAAATAAATGATTTGATTTGGTTAATATCCAATTTTGAATGGGAGAATATTTTTGATATCACATTAAATGCAATAATACATCTTGATCAAATAAAAGTTGATACTCACGTGTTATTTGATTTTGTAAACAATAGTTATCCAAGTCAAAGAACGCTGCAATCTTTAAAAAATGAAGTATCAGATAAAACAGTGAAATTATATTTAAATAAATTAGCAATTCTTAGTAATCAAAATGTGATTTTCAATTCACAAGATACAAAATTACCAAACAATGCAAGAACAATTGATAAAGTTATGTTTAAATCCAAATTCAAATTACCTAGATGGGTATATGTGAAACTATTAAATAAATCACTTGATAAACAATTCAAATCTATAAATAAATATAAAAAAAATCCAAATCAACTACAAAAGGGAATTGTATTCCTAGGATTTGATTATGGATATAGAGGGAATTCTATGTACTTATTTGAACATTTAATTCAACATAAAAATAAGTATCCTATTTATTTTGTTACGGATGAGCGTAAAGGTGAATATTTTATTTCGCCGGAACATTCAGAAACAAAACATATAATAGAACATGCAACTGTTGTTATATCGGAAAGTTATATTCCTGATCATTTAAAGCCTAATGGAACAATTATTCAATTATGGCATGGTACACCGATTAAACGTCTGTTTCTCGATAGTCAAGAACCACATCAAAATAAAAATATCTATAATTATCGTGCGCGTAAATATAATAAGTTAACAAAGCAAGATTATTTCATTACAGATGTTGAGACAATTAACCCAACTTTTAAATCAGCATTTCCTATGCACAATACTGAAATGGTGAGTTGTGGTTATCCAAGAAACAGATATTTAATGGATAATATCAATAATGATAAATTAATCAATGAACTGAAAAAAGATATAAATTTGGATTTTCAAAAGCCAACAATTTTATATGTACCAACGTGGAGAGATGATGAAGCTAGTGAATATTTATTAAACTTCCCTAAAGAAATTGAAGAAAAGTTCAATATTTTATATAAATGCCACGAAGCTGATAAGTCTGAAAAGATAAATAATGATTATATAGATATCAATAATTTTGAAACTCAACAACTTTTATTAGTGTCTGATATTATTATCAGTGACTATTCGTCTATCATATTTGATGCATTAACGATCAATCAAAAAGTTTATCTATATACGCCTGACTATGATATGTATAAGTTAAATAGGGGTATATATAAAGATGTTTTTGAATCTATTAATCAAAATCAATATTTTGAAAGTGCGTTACTTTTCGAAGCAATATTGAATAACTATTATAAAGAAGTGGAAACTAATTATATTAACAAAAATAATCATTCATACGAAGTTATCTCGGAATTGATAGATACCGTTATGGATAAACATAGGGGATAA
- the tagD gene encoding glycerol-3-phosphate cytidylyltransferase encodes MRRVITYGTYDLLHYGHIELLRRAKQYGDYLIVALSTDEFNKLKNKKSYYNYEQRKMMLESIRYVDLVIPENNWEQKSDDVKNYKVDTFLMGHDWEGEFDFLKEDCEVIYLKRTEGISTTQIKKELYGTE; translated from the coding sequence ATGCGTAGAGTAATTACTTATGGCACATATGATTTATTACATTATGGCCATATCGAACTTTTAAGAAGAGCAAAACAATATGGTGATTATCTAATTGTTGCTTTATCTACTGATGAATTTAACAAATTGAAAAACAAAAAGTCTTACTATAATTATGAACAACGAAAAATGATGCTAGAGTCTATCAGATATGTTGACCTTGTTATACCTGAAAATAACTGGGAACAAAAATCCGATGACGTAAAAAACTACAAAGTAGATACATTCCTAATGGGCCATGATTGGGAAGGTGAATTTGATTTCTTAAAAGAAGATTGTGAAGTGATTTATCTTAAAAGAACTGAAGGTATTTCAACTACACAAATCAAAAAAGAACTTTATGGAACTGAATAG
- a CDS encoding serine hydrolase domain-containing protein, whose product MNTESTSNHTHSKSQKIEDDNDINNEKLPEVSKIDDYLKNNHFNGNITIYKNNKPIMSNAYGYKDFELGIKNDRHSMYLIGSANKFITGLILRQLEDEGKLNINDNVNKYIPHFQNVYPITLKDLMLHQSGLHKFHANPLEVGLNSAIESIKSKGVNPNKYHQYEYNDVNYITLAKVIENVTHKSFAKNLKERIIDKVNLKYTSRFNSTDHQKYLVKGYKYVNGQNIYAQPRNLDKYDGAGNIYISTDDMAKIISKFKSGQLLSHSSTQNLLTVTDKNIYPSSYRYGFYKYKDFQRFRGIFYSNDIVTFANDEYIVSIASNQLEQPYDGNTEKTLKHIFSNILNQNIQK is encoded by the coding sequence ATGAATACTGAATCAACAAGTAATCATACTCATTCTAAATCTCAAAAAATTGAGGATGACAATGATATAAACAATGAAAAATTACCAGAAGTTTCTAAAATTGATGATTATTTAAAAAATAATCATTTTAATGGGAATATCACAATTTACAAAAATAACAAACCTATTATGAGTAACGCCTATGGTTATAAAGATTTTGAATTAGGTATTAAAAATGATAGACATTCTATGTACCTCATAGGTTCAGCAAATAAATTTATTACAGGTTTAATTTTAAGACAATTAGAAGATGAAGGTAAATTAAATATAAATGATAATGTAAACAAATATATTCCTCATTTCCAAAATGTATATCCAATAACTTTAAAAGATCTTATGTTACATCAAAGTGGTTTACATAAATTTCACGCTAATCCACTTGAAGTTGGATTAAACAGTGCAATTGAAAGTATAAAGAGTAAAGGTGTTAATCCTAACAAATATCATCAATATGAATATAACGATGTAAATTATATAACTCTTGCGAAGGTTATTGAAAATGTTACACATAAATCATTTGCGAAAAATTTAAAAGAACGCATTATTGATAAAGTCAATTTAAAATATACATCTAGATTTAATTCAACTGATCATCAAAAGTATTTAGTTAAAGGATATAAATATGTAAATGGTCAAAACATTTATGCTCAACCAAGAAACTTAGATAAATATGATGGTGCAGGAAATATATACATATCTACGGACGATATGGCTAAAATTATTTCAAAATTCAAATCTGGACAACTTTTATCTCATTCTTCAACTCAAAATTTATTAACAGTCACTGATAAAAATATTTATCCAAGTTCATATAGATATGGATTTTACAAATACAAGGATTTCCAAAGATTTAGAGGTATTTTTTATAGTAATGATATCGTTACTTTTGCAAATGATGAATATATCGTATCAATTGCAAGTAATCAATTAGAACAACCATACGATGGAAATACCGAAAAAACTTTAAAACACATATTCTCAAACATTTTAAATCAAAATATACAAAAATAA